A region from the Brassica napus cultivar Da-Ae chromosome C8, Da-Ae, whole genome shotgun sequence genome encodes:
- the LOC125591518 gene encoding uncharacterized protein LOC125591518, whose amino-acid sequence MEVLRAVPEPETTSDPLLGNSPCCSCLAVGSSWWQRKSIDLHSNHHHEPRWWIRAILKIREWSEIVAGPRWKTFIRQFNRDQRRGRAWDNSARHKYDTSSYKLNFKDEGEDEEDDEAGFGGYRSFSMRYASVPVVFGKPPAVISVDSVK is encoded by the coding sequence ATGGAAGTTCTGCGAGCAGTTCCCGAGCCAGAGACTACCTCCGATCCGCTTCTCGGTAACTCACCTTGCTGTTCCTGCCTCGCCGTGGGTTCCTCCTGGTGGCAGCGGAAGTCGATTGATTTACACAGCAACCACCATCACGAGCCACGGTGGTGGATACGTGCGATTCTGAAGATCCGAGAGTGGTCGGAGATCGTAGCTGGGCCACGGTGGAAGACTTTCATCCGTCAGTTTAACCGCGATCAACGCCGTGGCCGCGCCTGGGACAACAGCGCCAGACATAAGTACGATACTTCGAGTTATAAATTGAATTTTAAGGATGAAGGCGAGGACGAAGAGGACGATGAAGCTGGATTCGGAGGGTATCGGAGCTTCTCTATGCGCTACGCTTCTGTTCCGGTTGTTTTTGGAAAACCTCCGGCTGTTATCAGCGTTGACTCCGTGAAATAA
- the LOC125591517 gene encoding aldehyde dehydrogenase family 2 member B4, mitochondrial has product MAARRVSSLLPRSFSASSPFLSRSQGRNLNNGSRIVRRFGTSSAAEEVISPSVQVSYTKLLIDGNFVDAASGKTFPTLDPRTGEVIAHVAEGDAEDVNRAVKAARKAFDEGPWPKMTAYERSRVMLRFADLVEKHSEELAALESWDNGKTYEQALTAEIPMVARLFRYYAGWADKIHGLTVPADGNYHVQTLHEPIGVAGQIIPWNFPLLMFAWKVGPALACGNTIVLKTAEQTPLTAFYVGKLFLEAGLPPGVLNIVSGFGATAGASLASHMDVDKLAFTGSTDTGKVILGLAANSNLKPVTLELGGKSPFIVFEDADIDKAVELAHFALFFNQGQCCCAGSRTYVHEKVYDEFVEKAKARALKRVVGDPFKKGIEQGPQVDSKQFEKVMKYIRSGVESNATLECGGGQVGDRGYFIQPTVFSNVKDDMLIAQDEIFGPVQSILKFSDVDEVIKRANDTRYGLAAGVFTKSLDTANRVSRALKAGTVWVNCFDVFDAAIPFGGYKMSGNGREKGIYSLNNYLQVKAVVTPLNNPAWI; this is encoded by the exons ATGGCGGCTCGTAGAGTGTCTTCCCTATTGCCACGATCCTTTTCAGCTTCCTCTCCCTTTCTCTCTCGTTCTCAAG gAAGAAATTTGAATAATGGAAGTAGGATTGTACGGAGATTCGGAACCTCTTCTGCAGCTGAAGAAGTGATAAGCCCGTCGGTTCAAGTTTCTTACACAAAGCTCCTCATCGATGGGAACTTCGTTGACGCTGCTTCTG GCAAGACGTTCCCGACTCTTGATCCACGCACAGGGGAAGTCATTGCGCACGTAGCTGAAGGTGATGCTGAAGATGTCAACCGGGCTGTGAAAGCTGCAAGGAAGGCCTTTGATGAAGGACCTTGGCCTAAGATGACTGCTTAT GAAAGGTCGAGGGTAATGTTGAGATTCGCTGATTTGGTTGAGAAACACAGCGAAGAGCTCGCGGCTCTAGAGTCATGGGACAATGGGAAGACTTATGAACAAGCACTAACAGCAGAGATTCCAATGGTCGCCAGATTGTTCCGCTACTATGCTG GGTGGGCGGATAAGATTCATGGGCTTACAGTTCCAGCTGACGGAAACTATCATGTTCAGACACTGCATGAACCCATAGGCGTTGCTGGACAGATCATTCCCTGGAACTTTCCTCTTTTGATGTTTGCTTGGAAAGTTGGTCCTGCTCTTGCTTGTGGTAACACCATTGTCCTCAAAACCGCTGAACAAACTCCTCTCACTGCTTTCTACGTCGGCAAACTTTTCCTTGAA GCGGGTCTTCCTCCTGGTGTTCTGAATATTGTTTCTGGATTCGGCGCAACCGCTGGTGCTTCTCTCGCAAGTCACATGGATGTAGACAAG CTTGCTTTCACGGGATCGACTGATACTGGTAAAGTTATACTTGGACTGGCTGCTAACAGCAATCTCAAGCCGGTGACTCTGGAACTTGGAGGGAAGTCACCGTTCATCGTATTCGAAGACGCCGATATTGATAAAGCTGTGGAGCTTGCTCactttgctctcttctttaACCAG GGGCAATGTTGCTGCGCGGGGTCTCGGACATACGTTCATGAGAAAGTGTATGATGAGTTCGTTGAGAAAGCAAAGGCACGCGCTTTAAAACGTGTGGTTGGTGATCCTTTCAAGAAAGGCATTGAACAGGGTCCTCAG GTCGACTCAAAGCAATTCGAGAAAGTGATGAAGTACATAAGGTCAGGAGTGGAAAGCAATGCTACTCTTGAATGTGGTGGTGGTCAGGTTGGAGACAGAGGCTACTTCATCCAACCTACAGTCTTTTCTAATGTTAAG GACGACATGCTTATCGCTCAAGACGAGATTTTTggtccagtccagtccatctTGAAGTTCAG TGATGTTGATGAGGTGATAAAGAGGGCGAACGACACTAGGTACGGGCTAGCCGCAGGGGTTTTCACAAAGAGCCTGGACACTGCAAATAGGGTGTCGAGGGCTTTGAAAGCTGGCACCGTTTGGGTCAACTGTTTCGATGTCTTTGACGCAGCCATCCCCTTTGGTGGTTACAAGATGAGCGGCAACGGCAGAGAGAAAGGTATTTACAGTCTCAACAACTACTTGCAGGTCAAGGCAGTCGTCACTCCCCTTAATAACCCTGCATGGATCTGA
- the LOC106408936 gene encoding probable cyclic nucleotide-gated ion channel 16: MSNLHLHTSARFRNFPTAFSRRHHNNNDLQNQRGRSVFSELGDTTLDPSGDLITRWNHIFLITCLLALFLDPLYFYLPIVQAGTACMSIDIGFGILVTFFRTLADFSFLVHILLKFKTAFVSKSSRVFGRGELVMDHREIAIRYLKSEFIIDLAATLPLPQIMIWFVIPNAGEFRYAAHQNHTLSLVVLIQYVPRILVMLPLNRRIIKATGVAAKTAWSGAAYNLVLYLLVSHVLGSVWYVLSIQRQHECWRRECIKEMNATHSPSCNLLFLDCGSLRDPGRQAWMRITRVLSNCDARNDDDQHFQFGMFGDAFTNDVTSSPFFDKYFYCLWWGLRNLSSYGQSLAASTLSSETLFSCFICVAGLVFFSHLIGNVQNYLQSTTARLDEWRVRRRDTEEWMRHRQLPQELQERVRRFVQYKWLTTRGVDEEAILRALPLDLRRQIQRHLCLALVRRVPFFAQMDDQLIDAICERLVPSLNTKDTYVTREGDPVNEMLFIIRGQMESSTTDGGRSGFFNSITLRPGDFCGEELLTWALMPNINQNLPLSTRTVRTLSEVEAFALRAEDLKFVANQFRRLHSKKLQHAFRYYSHQWRAWGTGFIQAAWRRYMKRKLAMELARQEEGDDYYYDDDDDDQYGGEDMPESSNNVDDNSSNNQNLSATILASKFAANTKRGVLGNQRGSSRIDPDDPTLKMPKMFKPEDPGFF; encoded by the exons ATGAGTAACCTCCACCTCCATACCTCCGCACGCTTCCGCAATTTTCCGACGGCTTTCTCCCGTCGCCACCATAACAACAACGACCTCCAAAACCAACGCGGCCGATCCGTTTTCTCCGAGCTAGGTGACACAACCCTCGACCCAAGCGGTGACCTAATCACGAGATGGAACCACATCTTCCTTATCACCTGCCTCCTCGCGCTCTTCCTCGACCCTCTCTACTTTTATCTCCCTATTGTCCAAGCCGGAACGGCCTGTATGTCCATCGACATCGGTTTCGGCATCCTCGTCACCTTCTTCCGTACCCTAGCCGATTTCTCCTTCCTCGTTCACATTCTCCTCAAATTTAAAACTGCTTTTGTCTCCAAATCGTCTAGAGTCTTTGGTCGCGGCGAGCTTGTCATGGACCACCGTGAAATCGCCATCCGTTACCTTAAATCCGAGTTCATTATTGACCTCGCTGCCACGCTTCCTCTTCCTCAG ATAATGATTTGGTTTGTGATCCCAAATGCGGGAGAATTCAGATACGCAGCACATCAGAACCACACACTTTCCTTGGTCGTCCTGATACAGTACGTGCCTCGCATCCTCGTCATGCTTCCACTAAACCGTAGGATCATTAAAGCCACTGGAGTTGCAGCCAAAACAGCCTGGTCCGGTGCAGCCTACAATCTCGTGCTCTACTTACTTGTGAGCCAC GTtcttggttcggtttggtacgTTTTATCGATCCAGAGACAGCACGAATGCTGGAGAAGAGAATGCATTAAGGAGATGAACGCAACGCATTCACCGTCTTGTAATCTCTTGTTTCTAGACTGTGGATCGTTGCGGGATCCAGGCAGACAAGCTTGGATGCGCATAACTCGGGTTCTCTCTAACTGCGATGCACGTAATGATGATGACCAACATTTTCAGTTTGGTATGTTTGGTGATGCCTTCACTAATGATGTcacttcttctcctttctttgaTAAATACTTCTACTGTCTTTGGTGGGGTCTCCGCAATCTCAG TTCTTATGGACAGAGTCTTGCGGCTAGTACATTGAGTAGTGAGACTTTATTCAGTTGTTTCATCTGTGTTGCTGGTCTTGTTTTCTTCTCTCATCTCATTGGCAATGTTCAG AACTATCTGCAATCGACAACGGCTAGGTTAGATGAATGGAGAGTCAGAAGAAGAGATACAGAGGAATGGATGCGACACAGACAATTGCCACAGGAGTTACAAGAGCGTGTGAGGCGGTTCGTCCAATACAAATGGTTAACCACTCGTGGAGTCGATGAAGAAGCCATCCTCCGTGCTCTACCATTGGATCTTCGTAGACAGATCCAACGTCATCTCTGTCTCGCTCTAGTTCGCCGT GTGCCATTCTTTGCACAGATGGACGACCAGCTCATAGACGCAATATGCGAGCGTTTAGTTCCATCGTTGAACACTAAAGATACATACGTGACAAGGGAAGGCGATCCTGTAAACGAGATGCTTTTCATCATTAGAGGCCAGATGGAAAGTTCGACTACAGATGGTGGACGGTCAGGATTCTTTAACTCAATCACGCTTAGACCAGGAGATTTCTGTGGGGAAGAGCTCTTAACTTGGGCTTTAATGCCAAACATTAACCAGAATCTCCCCTTGTCCACAAGAACCGTGAGAACTCTCTCTGAAGTAGAAGCTTTCGCTCTCAGAGCAGAGGACTTAAAGTTCGTAGCTAACCAATTCAGACGCCTCCACAGCAAGAAACTCCAACATGCTTTCAG ATACTATTCGCATCAGTGGAGGGCTTGGGGAACTGGTTTTATACAAGCTGCATGGAGACGGTACATGAAGAGGAAGTTAGCTATGGAGTTAGCTAGGCAAGAGGAAGGAGACGATTActattatgatgatgatgatgatgatcaataCGGAGGAGAGGACATGCCTGAAAGTAGTAACAACGTAGACGACAACAGCAGCAACAATCAGAATTTGAGTGCGACGATATTAGCGTCTAAGTTTGCAGCTAATACGAAGAGAGGTGTTTTAGGGAACCAAAGAGGGTCTTCCAGAATTGATCCTGATGATCCAACTTTGAAGATGCCTAAAATGTTTAAACCAGAGGATCCAGGATTCTTctga